Below is a genomic region from Balaenoptera acutorostrata chromosome 9, mBalAcu1.1, whole genome shotgun sequence.
CTTCAACAAAACTAGGAGACATCTGAAACTCTTAACTCTAAAATGGGTGAAAGAGTTGAAAAAGTAGTAAATGTCAAAGGAGAGTACAGGGGGTATGCTTGCCTCTGCAGGATCTGAGAAACCTAGCTAGTGTCTTCTTTAAGGTGAGGCTATTTGTGGGACAGGTCTGTTAGAGCAGCAGGGAAGAGGGCCCCTGCGGTGTGAAAAGCCCTTTGGCATCTGATCTTCACTGGCAGGGCTACAATGGTTCACACACATAACTCTGGACCATGATAAATTTTTCTGCCAGCTTGACCTTTCCCCTACATGAAAACCCTGCAAACACCTGGGAAGAACTTCATTTGAAGACGAGTCATCTGTTTCCCCATCCAGGTAAACAGAAATTCCTTTCTTCCAAGAGCTCATTTCTGACTCCTCTCATATGTTACATCCAATCTAGAATCTAGTTCTCATTACTTCCACTATGACTACCCTAGTCCGAGCCCCTGTGCTCACCTAAAATCTTGCAATAATTTCACAATTGTGCTCTCCATTTTCATAGTTGACTCCCTACAGCTGCCTAAGCTTTGTTAGATCATGTCACTCTAATAAACTCTCCAATGTCTTCTCACTCTCCTTAGCATAAAATCCAAAGTTCATGTCACAACTCTAATGATCTTATTCCTGCTATCTCTTTGAACTCATCTCACAACCCTCTGTTGCCCCTAGCTTTATTATTCATTGCATCCCTTTaccttgttttcttaatatttctcacaaatgatatatatttgtttattgtctcccCTCCACCAAAATGTAAGCTTCATTAAAGGAGGGACTgattttgtttactgctgtattcccagtggttagaacagtgcctggcacatagtaggtgctgagaaaatatttgcagttgaccaaacaataaaaaagaactggcacaggctttggaggaggatattaaaatagaaaaggatCAAGAAAAATACATGGCAGGTGAAGAGCACTCACCAGAAAAATGTTGCCTCAAGAGATTGTTGAAAACTATAATCAAAGATCTCATGACAACCTTAGTATCTTAACATCTCGATAAAGTGCCGACATCAGAAATACAAGAGGatatgaggaaacagaagaaacatgAGCTGGcagaattcaaggaaaaaaattacataataatcataaaaatgaatacaaaattgGAATGATAGCGTATACAGTGCTCAATCACAAtgagaaaacagataaaaataaagaaaaatgacatgGAGATAGGAGATGTAACATGCACATAATTGGAGCTTCTAAAGgagaaaatttctattttctatttttatagatCAAAGCACTGAGAAACCTTGCTCACATGAAGTCAGTAATAGATTTTAGAAACATCACTTAATCCTCTGAACTCTTGCAATTTAGGCCAAATATCATAGTGATCTTTCTTCAAATTGTATGTCTAAGGAATCAGCTGACAATTCAGTTCTCTACCAATTTTATTGAGGGCATGTAACTGGAAACTACTCAGTAAATGTAGTTTGACTTGCAAAAGGAGTCATTCAGACCTTAACATCAACGTTTCAAATTGTCCCTTTGTTTGGAGGCTTTACTCCCTAGAATAAACACAGTGAGTTTTGGGATGGATGAGaggtatttccttttttctaacgGGTGAAGGGTTACAGTGAAAGGAATAGTTTTCAGAGATCAATTTAGAACAAATACATATGAATGTACAGTGTCGGGAAATTGATTCTGTTGAACCCCTTCATGTATCCCAGGAGTGTATATTCATTTGAAGACTACTGGCTAACAATGCCAAGCACTATCAGGTCAAGCaaggaatgaattaaaaaatatggtTTAGGAAAATAAGAATTGTTGATTTGATAAAGTAGTTTTCAATACAGCTGTATTAAAGttgggtagggcttccctggtggcgcagtggttaagaatccacctgccatgcaggggacacgggttcgagccctggtctgggaagatcccacatgctgcagagcagctaagcctgtgtgccacaactactgagcctgcgctctagagcccgcgaaccacaactactgaagcccgagcgcctagagcccgtgctccacaacaagaggggccactgcaatgagaagcatgtgcaccacaacgaagagtagcccccgctcgccgcaactagagaaagcccgcacacagcaatgaagacccaacgcagccaaaaaaaacaataaaaaaaaaaagttgggtagAAGCTATATTGGAGTGGATTGAGGGGGAAGGGGATGGTACTGAAGCAGACAGTaatagaaatattattaaaactgAATACTGAAAAATGTGGAGATAGGATTATAGCTAAAGCATATGGTATCTaggaaaaatctttttaaaaagatgtgaaaTACCTAGGGACTTGGGGAGAAATGTTGACAAAAAAAGGATCAACACACTGAGAGGTTGAAGACTCCTAAAACAAGATAATCAAAAGTTCTAGGTTCACAAGATGATGCAAAGGGTTAACAGTAGTTGGCATTTACTGAGCTGTTTTTTATCAGTGTGCTAAATAAAGCTTTTTACCTGTTTCAACTAATTCTCACAATAATGATACAACGTGGTTGCTActgatattctcattttacagatgaggaaaggagaCTCAGATTTAGTTATGCCCAAGGTCACTGAGTTTACCACTAagttggcagagctgggatgtcaCCTAGAGCATTGGAGCACTTCTCCACAGGTGTCAATTTAGGTGGAAGTTCAGGGCATTTCTGCCTGATAAAATCTCTTTAATGTAAGCCAGAAAGCAAGGACATAAgagtgaagaagaaaagagagggtcACAAGTTTGAGAACAGGGGTTTTCAACAGTTAAGAACAGGAAAAGAGTTGATGAAACAGTAAGGATAACATGCAGTGTTGTTAATTAACACTTAGTAATATTGATTTGTACAGTTGGTGGCCTTTCACCAGAAATAATCCATAGGAAATTAGATACATCTAGGGCTGTATTTTCCAGAAAGGTTATGACACTGGGGAGGGTTATTTGGGATACTGAGAACAATGACACTGAATTGACATATCACTTAAAAATCTGGACAGGGCTTATGGAACTGGTGAAAACAGACGACAGATAATGACCTGATTTGAACTTGTGTAAAGGAATACAACTGTTATGGTCAGAGGTGAGGTTTCTACATTTGTGATTTCAGAGGTAAAGTTGTTTTGGGATATTAAAAGTAGCCAAGACGTGGCTGCTGTGGAGACAGAGTAATGGAACTAAAGCCCCATAAGTGGCCACTGATGTCAACCAGGTAGTTGCAATTTATTTCCTCAAAATTTACTGAAAGAATATGACCTTTCTGCTCTCAAACTGTTGTTTAATCAGAACAGCAATCACTTCAGACTTTCTTCTGTACCTGCAATTCATCcggatttaaaaaattagatttgagAAGAGGATTTTTACCTATCAATACACACAAAATTGGAATCTGTGTTCTTGAAAACCTTTACAATAGAAAGATCACTGGATCACTGGTATAGTCAAGCACTTGGGAGAAGTGTATTTCAGGTAAGAAATTATCAATAGTAGGAAAAAGTTGCCACTCAACTTTCCCCTCAATAGCATGTTTCACTGCaccaaaaaaaattgtgttttcccTTCTGGTACTTCAGTAGGGATATCAAAATGCAACTTTCCCCTCAATAGCATGTTTCACTGCaccaaaaaaaattgtgttttcccTTCTGGTACTTCAGTAGGGATATCAAAATGCCATGGCATCTCTCTTCCTTTAatccacccaccacacacacacaatttgataaggaaaaacaaaaacaaaaaccaacccaatGTTCATGCTTAAAAGACAGCCATGATATTTAATGTGGTGCTGGGACACTAGGCCACATGGACCAACAGACCTAAATTTATTCCAACCCTGAATTTTGTTAATGTCCAATAATATATGAATTGGaatgagaatttctctctctgaagatgaagaaaaaaggtCTTCCAGTGTAGTTATTTTAGAAGGAGGCTCTTCTATTTACATATAAGAACCAAGACTTATAAATAACCaagcatatttaaataaattgatgaaaataccttttaaaacataatactGGTCTCTCCCTCTTCCATTCTTAAACATATATCAGTCTTCACTTTCTACTTAAATTAGTTGTAATAAGCAACCCTACAGACTAGCTATTTGACAATCAGTGGCCAAACTGAAATTTGAACAAAGCCAAACTTGTTTAAACCAGATACTATTTGTTAAATGTTACACATTCTACTAGCCACTGACTCAGTATTTTACTATATAGTGTAGCACCTATTATAAAACAatgtgagaaataagaaaaaatgaaatgttggGGGTctgatatatgaaaaaaatttcaggATGGATTGCATAATCCAGAAATCACTTGTTCTATTTGCTACATTCCTCGAACATTCTAAATTTCAAAATGacacaggaattaaaaaaaaaaatccaacacatTAAACATATACTTAAGTATCTAGATGTGTAACAGTTCAGCAAACAAAAAGGTTTAACTCAAAGTCTTTGAACATGTCAATTAAACATTAAGATTTTGAACCCAATTACTCAAAGATCATTGACTAGCCCATAATGCAGTTTGTGTTAATCTGCTGTACAAATTAACCACATCATAACAGTCAGATCTTACTCCAACAGAAGTGGCGATAAAATCATACAGCAATACTCCTTTTTGTAATTAGATAATCAGGATAACAGCACTGGGATAAAATGAAGAGAATTTCTTGTTTCAGCTTCTTGTTCAATAAGCCTATTCCTCATTTTCAGACAATGAGGATAAAGGTATCACAACCACATATGAGAAACTGCTTTCTCTTTATTTAGGTGTTAGGAAGAAAATTAACTTTGGTCAcatattaccttaaaaaaaaaaatccagttttacATATTCCTAAATAGATAGGACCAAATGATCAGAGAAAAAATTTCTTCTGTAAAAATTGGCCAATTTTATCAAAACTCTAACATACAGTGTCATTCAAATTATGTAAAGACTGCTTGCGATCATAACACTCCAAATATATGACAACTGCAACTCCATCCTAACCGGTGTGAAAAGTATTTGCTCTCATGTTGCTTTGGTCCAAAAGAGTAGAGCTGATTCAGTAAGAGTAAACTAAGTACCTAATCTTTTGCCAGCATTAATTTAGATTGTTACTGGCAGCAGAAATATCCATGAATAGTTCTACTATAAGAGagtataataaaagaatatttttatggaCACATCACAGTACCAGATAAACTTGTATAAGAGAGAAACATGAaggaacaaaaaaagataaacagcTACCACACAAAAAATACTGTTTCCCCCATAACTGTATTTGAAGGGGTAAAAAGGTAGTATTAGAAGTTTGATGATGCTAACATGAAAGGAAGTTGagtattgtatttatttcttattttatacaaCTCTTACTGTTTACAAAAATGGTTATAGTCATGCCCATAAAAGTGTAACCCATGGCATCTGAAAGCAAACACtctttgtaattatttaaaagggcctttttaaaaattataatacaaagGTCTGTGCTCTATAAGCAGTCCTCCACTGTGCATTATAACAATAAGGCTTACTTTTAATACAAAGACTAAGTGTTTGGGAGTTATGAGCCACTGGATTTAACAAACATCATCTTATAGTTGCTTTttgcatcttttttgtttttgggatCCTCCACTTCATCAGGGTGCTCAGTAGCTTGGAGTTCTTCAGCAgattcttctttctctgactctGAATCACTTTCAGAGTCATCTGGACTTTCAGGATCAGgtgaatcatcatcatcatcatcatctccagcCACATCACCTTCTCCATCATGATCATCTACCTAAAAACATCAATCAACAGCTATTAAAACACATTATCCAGTACAAAAACTGGAAAAGACCCTAAAATTTTTGTCTCACTCCCTAGCCATTAAATTAAGTTTAAGATCAGAGGCTGCCTAGGGAAGAAATGAGGACTCGGGCACCTCCATGTGTTTTACACACTGGGACCTGAGTAGGATTTTGGTTTAAGAAAGGGCTCTGAAGACCACtcaccttctcccctcccccctagtttgaaaatatattattattatcttcctgatggaaacattattttaagtaaataaggCAAGTTAACCACTGATCCATGGGAATATTTAAAGTTATCAATGTTTTGCATATTACATTACTTTGGAGTAATGGACCAATAGTTATTATATGAAAAGAGATGACATAGGAGACAACCAAGAAAACTCTCCTGAACCGgtatttacatgaaatatttcaTGTACCTTGTATGTTGTCCATGCCTACTTAAGATGTGCTCTAATGATTATCTAAGCAGAATTTACATTAAGCTAGTAtcagaaaacatatttctaaaactCTCAAAAATATCTATTCTCATTATCTACAAAGACCTAGTTTggcatgtaaaaatattttaagtaactgCATAAAGAAAGCTTTCTACATAGGATTCTTGATTGCTAGAGTAATTTAACACAAATAAATGATAATCAAATTGGAAATTATCTTCCCACTTAATGAAAATACGTAATTACTACCTCACTGAAGCCAAGTCCACAATGTCGTCGGTATCTTCCTGATAATTTACTGTCCAAACTTTGTTGATATTGAGACTCCAGTTCTTCATTaattttcttgtcttcttcccCTGTATGTCCAGTGTACTTTGATTATGTTTCagtcaaattaataaaaatatttgattacACAAAAAACCCACAATACAGATGCTATTATATTCAGGGCTGATTTCTCTAACTGTGACTAATTTTACAGTGAATTTTGTGGATGGGTTTATAAACCATAGGTAGTTACCCAATAGATAAAATAATTGAAGGATGTATTTATGATTACTTCTTTAGTAACCAACCCCCTGAAGCACAAGTTGTTTATTAAAGATGAAAAACTTAATTTTTCCCATGTAATAATTCAAACCAGATACAGGAATCTCAGAACTGCTTAAgtttacatattataaatattaattactaAGAACTTTGGGCATgatgttttagtttatttatagTCTGATAATGGTTCTCCTGAAAGTTTCCTCCTAGTCATGTAgaaaaaatcctccaacaaacaaaagcttctGTCTTTcaacagaaataatgaaaaggcACACAATTCTGTTCAGAGAATGGCTAAATAAAATGACCTTGGAATTGCTTCCCTTTATGCCTTTCTTTGCATATCAGTTTACTGCACCAACATAAACTTATTTGTAATTTTACCATGCAACAtttgatatataaattatttttaacatatattctGTTATATATGTTATGAAGCAGAATACTAAACAACCACCTATAAACTTACCACCCAAGAAGTAGAACATTACCAATACCATTGAAGCTTTCTGTACATGacattttaatttgtaaatacaagaagaatttcatattttaaaagaatgaatgcaacagttaaatatatttctattctgCCAAAGCTCAGGGACTCTTTTGCCTTTTGTAGAAGTGCAAATCAATTTGAAATAACTGTTCAACACTGGAAATATAAAACGCATACTAATTTCTAAAATGTGCTACATATTCTAGGTCAGTATAAAGTTAATTTAAATGATATAATTAAaggttttcttaaatatatctaggtcagggcttccctggtggcgcagtggttgagaatctgcctgccaatgcaggggacacgggttcgagccctggtctgggtagatcccacatgccgcggagcaactgggcccgtgagccacaattactgagcctgcgcgtctggagcctgtgctccgcaagaagagaggctgcaatagtgagaggcccgtgcaccgcgatgaagagtggcccccgcttgccacaactagagaaagccctcgcacagaaacgaagacccaacacagccataaataaataaaaattttaaaaaaaaacaaaaaaacaaaacaaaacaaaaaaaaaactttctttccttaaaaaaaaaaaaaaaaaaatctaggtcaTTATGCCCTGTTATTAATAATGTCTAAGATTAAGGccaattttaaatgggataaaACTTTACTTTTCAGCAGACTGAATTCAAATCCAAATTctaattcattttcagtttttattaagttttttccccaaaattaaaagaaaaatttcttcagGCTTTCCAATGAGTTTATACTCTTCAAAGATTTCAGAGCAAAACTCAGTGAATAAACTAAAAACCAGTATAATATGCCAACTATAActgtatattaaataatttacaaaatacatGTAAACTCTAGATACTACAGTTGGCAAGATGAGGCATAAAACCTCACTACAATTAAAATACTACATGTTGTGAGTTAgtaaaaatgaagacagaaacTGGTCAGTTTCTTGGTTAGAATATCATATTGATGTATATATAATCTCAAATCTTTTATGACAGTATATACTAATTGTTACATGATATATGTAACATGTTTACATATACTacatatatttctaatatttattagtCATTAGAACTAATCAACAATTATAAATGGACGCTAGAATATCccaaaatatgtacaaatatttcATATTCCGAATTTAGCACCTCcactttaattatattttactttcttacCTGTTCGGAAGTGAGATGTGGATTTGTGATCTCCTATAACAAGACGACCAGTATGTTCTTTCTGTAAGAAGGCAGGAAATTTATTAGAATTTGAGACCACTAATTCAACATAATTAttaagtgtttactatgtgcctgACAATATTCCAGGCTTATGGGatacagtgaagaaaaagaactaaattaaGATCCCTGTCtttatggaacttacattcttgCATGgatagggatggggaggggacacAAAATCAGTAAGTAAATTATAGTATGTTTGAAGGCAGTGTAATTACAATAAACCAAGCAGAGGAAGGGGATAGAAAGTATGTAGCGTTCAAGCTGGAATTTTAAATGGGATAAATAGCTAGAAAAGTGGATCAATCTAaacattttctttcctaaaatgcCAGTTAAATGAGTTGCTTTAATTTTTCCACCTTCTCTTTCTGATGTCTCAGGCATATATCATGGAAAGAAAGCAAATGAGATTatttaactgaataaaaataatagatttataATGAACAAACTGAtcgaaatttaaaatataaaacataaaaataaccatTACTATTTAACAACATACCACAATCAAATAGCTAGCTCATTACTTTTGACTACAATAAACACCCActttcaaactatcaaaaaccaCAGAACTTAAAACAATGTAGttctataaaacataaaaataaatctcaCTCAAAGTTACCAAACTAATCAGCTTACATAATTACTCTCAATTTATCAGTTCCAATCCACTTTTCATGGTTCATATTTAGTTTTGAAACCGAGCAGGagcctgtggggctcctgggcatggaagcctttccgTGTCCCCAGTTTCTTGTTTATAGGGAACAGACTCCAACCTCCATGACACTCGCTGAGTTCCAAAGCAGAGACAAGgtaggagcagtcaagaaacaacagtgtaGCCTTTGGAtagggtcctggttctgcctgAAGGGATACACATAATAATGAGTTCTTTACAGAAtgaaaacccccaacaaatgtaagatgttagcattctttattccagattaaaggaaccagagaagctcttcAAGAGACcatctgaggccagattaaaggagtcaCAGAAACTCATCAGACCACCTGAagccaggccctgcacacaccctgatccgtATCAGCAACCCTGCCTTTGAACCACTgctgtaaaactcctcaccaaatccctccaggtcgggacacacagttttgagaggCACTGAGTCGGCTGTGTCCCCCGCTTGCCTGGCAGAGTAATAAAAGCTGTTctcttctacttcacccaaaactctgtctccaagattcaattccatactggtgcacagaggccgagttttcgGCATCAATTTCACAAGGTAAAGAAATAAATTGTTTGGGAGactggccaagatggcagagtagaaagatcttgagctcacctcctctcacgagcacacgaaaatcacaactatctgcagaacaGCTATCGACGAAAAAGACTGGGAAccaccagaaaagatcttctacaactaaagacataaagaaggaaccacaacaaccTGGATATAATCAAATTCCATACCCCTTGGGGTGGGTGatccacaaactggagaataactACACTGCAGAGGTTCTCctacaggagtgagagttctgagtccgacatcaggctccccagcccaggggtctggtaccaggaagatgagcccccagagcatttggctttgaaggccagtggggcttaactgcaggagctccacaggactgggggaaatacaCTTCACTCTTCGAGggagcacacacaaaatctcacatgcaccCGGACACAGggtaaaagcagtaatttgatgggcacctgggccagacctacctcctagtcttggagagtctcctggagacgCAGGGTGGTGGGGGGACTGTGGCTCACCCTAGGGACACAGACACTGATGGCAGAATACTGGGGAACACTGTTGGTGGCTGACATCTTGACTCATTAGTTCCAAGACCTTATCCCACCCAACAGTCTGTAGGTGCTAGGGCTGGCACGCCTCAGGCTAAACAACTAACTGGGCAGGAACACTGCCCCACCcctcagcagacaggctgcctagaGACTtactgagcccacagccacctcaaGATATGCCCCCTAGACATGGCCCTACCCATGAGAggactaagacccagctccacccactagTGGGCAGACACTAGCCcctccctccaggaagcctgcacaagcctctagagCAGCCTCACCacccagggggcagacaccagatgcAAGAAAAATATGATTCCCGCAGACTAAGGACCAAGTCTGCCCACAGCAGGCCAGACTGTACCTGCTAGCAGGCCAACGCAACCTTCAGGACACCCTGGACCCCATAACCAACTGTGTCAAGAATCACCTCCTAACCCCAAATCTTATATGTGCTCTGGGATCCAGGGGCCCTGCACCCAGACTCCAGGAACCAGCTCTGACTGCCCACTTGTCCCCAGAATCTGGCTTAACCTGCCAATGGGTGGGCAATAGCCCCCGAGTCTTCATGAACCTGACTCTGACCACCCAGCCAGCACTAGCCTTGGGGCCCCCTAGGGTTCTGCAAGCAGCCACTTCATGACCAGGGCCTGCtaaacagcagccagcagcatccacacaaggcagggcctggcaaccaaccagactaggggccaaccaagcccaccagaccacccacataggccaccacaacagaaggacccacacagccctCTTAGGAGGAGACTctagagcatatagcttgggTGGCGAGAAGGGAGTGCACTGCTGGGTTGCATAGGACACATCCtagagggccacttctccaaagtcaagaaatgtaactaacctaccacatacataaaaatacaaataacaacttagacaaaatgatgtggcagaggaatatgttccagatgaagggacaagataaaaccccagaagaactaacTGGAGATtggcaatctacctgagaaagagttcacaataatgattgtaaagatgaccAAACAATCTGGGAGGAGAATGGAtgccagagcaagaagttagaagtttttaacaaagagttagaaaatttaaagaacaaccaaacagagatgaaaaatacaataactgaaatgaaaaatacgctGGAAGGAATAAACAGCAGACtgagtgatacagaagaatggatcagtgacctggaagacagagtactggaaatcactgccactgaacagaaaagagaaaaaaagaatgaaaagaaatgaggacagtttcaAAGGCCTCTGGAACAACATCAAGCACACTAATGTTAGCATTAAAgaggtcccagaaagagaaaacagaaagaaaaagtctgagaaaatatttgaagagataatagctgaaatattccttaacctgggaaaggaaacagtcactcaagtccaggaagtgcaaagaatcaaggaacacaccaagacacattgtaatcaagatgacaaaaattaaagataaaagagagaatattaaaagcagcaaaggaaaagcaataaataacatacaagggaattccatgaggctatcagctgatttttcaacagCAACTGCAGACCAGAAAGGAGtgccacaatatatttaaagtgatgaaatggaaaaacatacaagcaagaatactctacctagcaGAGCTCctgttcagatttgatggagaaatcaaaacttttacagacaaataaaagctaaaagaatttagcaccaccaagctaactttagaacaaatgctaaaggaacttaatctaggtgaaaaagaaaaggccacaactagaaacaagaaaattaagaaatggaaaagctcacaggtaaaggcaaacataaaggtAGGAAATAATCCACATGCAAACTAGTAGGGAGGTTGAAAgacaaaagtagaaaaattatCTGTATctacaataagcagttaagggatacacaaagcaattagatataaaatataatatcaaaaacagttaattgtgaggggaggagagtacaaacgcaggatttaaaaaatgcatttgtaaTTAAGAGAGCAGCAACATAAACCAATCACGTATACATATAGACTGCTctacaaaaacctcatggtaaccacaaattaaaaatttataatagataaacacacaaaattaTCCACAACActagagaagagaacaaaaggtgaaagacctacaaaaacaaatccaagggggcttccctggtggcgcagtggttgagaatctgcctgccaatgcaggggacacgggttcgagccctggtctgggaagatcccacatgccgcggagcgactgggcccatgagccacaactgctgagcctgcgtgtctggagcctgtgctccgcaatgagaggccacgatagtgagaggcccccgcttgccgcaactagagaaagccctcgcacagaaacgaagacccaacaca
It encodes:
- the C9H11orf58 gene encoding small acidic protein: MSAARESHPHGVKRSASPDDDLGSSNWEAADLGNEERKQKFLRLMGAGKKEHTGRLVIGDHKSTSHFRTGEEDKKINEELESQYQQSLDSKLSGRYRRHCGLGFSEVDDHDGEGDVAGDDDDDDDSPDPESPDDSESDSESEKEESAEELQATEHPDEVEDPKNKKDAKSNYKMMFVKSSGS